ACTGCTAAGTTTAATCTGGTTTATATTCTCAAAGTCCTCATTGGACTGAAGCCTGGTTTGACAAGTTGTCAAGTTGCCTGATTTACATCACCAACCTAGACATAGCCCATACTCtattatttcttctctctccttgtTTCCCCacctttgattttcttttatataattatatatttatatgtaatgttatttttttcatgggaaAAAGATAACATTATTGAATATTGTTCGTTGCCTTCCCTAGTAGAACAAGCAAGTAAGCATTGACTAATCAACACAAAAAATTCATGTTTGGTTTGTTGAGTTGAACATTTCACGCGGTAATCCAAATCTCATGCTAGTGAGTATGAGTAATAAGTCCCACTTCACGGCAGCCTTAGACGAAGTAGCCAACTCTCTAAATCATGTTGACAAAATCACGTGGCGTCCACCCAATGCCACCAAATTCTCACTATTTCAAACCATGCATCACCTACCTCtatgaaattataaatacaaataGACTCACTTCGTGTCTCCCACTTAAGTTCTCTCCTCACAAGAAAACAGAGCAAGAGAGAACAGGGGCGACCTTACCTTTAAGAACACAGAGCAATGGCAAGAAAGCTAAACATTGTTTTTCTTGTAGTAATAGCAGTAACAGCTTTGCTACAAAGCTCAGTGGCACAAACAACCTTTCAGGTGGGTGATGCATTGGGTTGGACAATCCCTTCTAGTGTTTCCACTTACAGCACTTGGGCTGCCAACAAGAGCTTCATCGTCGGCGACATTCTTGGtaataaaaaccaaatttcaatttatttttctttctagatcttattataaaaatataaaatgaatcaaagcgacacagggctgaatatAAATCTTTTCgatgttgaatttttttattattggtttttgtAGTGTTTAACTTCACAACTTCGCAACACACCGTAGCTAAAGTCAGCAAGGCAGATTACGATGCTTGTAACCCTAATAATCCCATTTCCATTCAAACCAATGGTCCTGCAACTGTGACTTTGAATGAGACTGGGGCTAAATACTACATCTGCACCGTTAGCACCCATTGTTCCTCTGGTCAGAAGTTGGCAATCAATGTCAGTGCGGCTACTTCTTCAGCTCCACCACCTAGCACTTCACCAGCAGCTACTCCAACACCTGCTCCAGCTCTTGCTCCAGCACCTACTCCATCCAGAGGACCGGCGACCTACACAGTTGGAGACACACTGGGTTGGAATGTTCTTTCTAGTGCTTCTGTTGCTTATCAAAATTGGGCTAGCAACAAGACCTTCTTCGTTGGAGACATTCTAGGTAAAGTGACTAATTCAAGAGTCCaaaattctagaaaatattgtggcttttaaatttcaagttccCAAAATATcgatttagattttattttttaaaaatgattgagATAAAGTATCTTCAAGATGATAAAAGCTAccaacattttcataattttaccttcaaataattacataaaaaattgtCTATGTACttttagatttgtaatatttaatctgAATTATGAAATCTCTTATgtattttaaatcaaataaataggatttttttttttaataatattaagaaCACAACTAAAATCACAACTTTTTCACATAACGAGTTGtgagtaataaaataaaaatagtaagtTCACAATTAACACATGATTAATAACTTGTAGCTTTAGCCTTTAGCTGTGAtactaacattttttattaaaaaaatactaaagatTTTCTAAACATAAGAATTCAATAGGGTTCATGTATCAATTTGTAACCCTAAATTTCTTTTCCATTGTGATTTGTGCAGTCTTCAACTTTGCAAACGGAACACACAACGTTGCCGAGGTaacaaagcaaaactacaaCTCATGCAACACCACCAGCCCTCTGTCTCTCAATGCCAATCCACCCGTAAGAGTGACTCTCACCAAGGCCGGCGAACATTTCTTCACCTGCACAGTTTCAGGTCACTGCTCCGCCGGACAAAAGCTTGCCATCAATGTCACTGGCAGCACCACCGCCACTCCTCCTTCATCAGCCACGCCACCATCCTCCACCACCGCTCCTCCTCCGTCCACCGCCGCCACTCCTCCAAGCACAACCACCAATCCTTCAGGGCCAAGTCCGACAAGTGGTGTTACCCCACCTCCACCTCCAAGCTCTGCTACGTCTCTCAGAGTTACTGGCTTATGTGCCACCTTCTTGTCCATTGTCTTAGTCTTCTTGAACTAGATTTGATAGTGATATCATGGTAGAGAATTGGTGTGATTCATTTTACTTACGTGATTGTCGTTATACAGATTGATTTTTCGATTTTTATATGCAATAAGTTATTTTTCTATGTCTCAGCTATTGATGTTGATTGATGAGTAATCTAGAAATTAGCATTAGTGTGAGCAAATTTTCAACACCTACCTGCCTATcgcttttgttttgttctggTCACGACCTGGCCGGTTAAGGATAAGAAAATTGCCAGACTTCAAACCAGAGTTGGCCTTCAAAGGCGTTCAATTGCAATAATATAATGGTGTAGAATTTTCGGGGATTGTTGAACATTCTTCTAGTTGCTCCGTTGCTTGTGGGCTGACATGTGGAGGATTTTTAACTGGTCAAacgggaaaaaagaaaacaaaatacctCACTCATGACACTTTGAGT
This DNA window, taken from Quercus robur chromosome 2, dhQueRobu3.1, whole genome shotgun sequence, encodes the following:
- the LOC126715417 gene encoding blue copper protein-like, which encodes MARKLNIVFLVVIAVTALLQSSVAQTTFQVGDALGWTIPSSVSTYSTWAANKSFIVGDILVFNFTTSQHTVAKVSKADYDACNPNNPISIQTNGPATVTLNETGAKYYICTVSTHCSSGQKLAINVSAATSSAPPPSTSPAATPTPAPALAPAPTPSRGPATYTVGDTLGWNVLSSASVAYQNWASNKTFFVGDILVFNFANGTHNVAEVTKQNYNSCNTTSPLSLNANPPVRVTLTKAGEHFFTCTVSGHCSAGQKLAINVTGSTTATPPSSATPPSSTTAPPPSTAATPPSTTTNPSGPSPTSGVTPPPPPSSATSLRVTGLCATFLSIVLVFLN